The sequence CATTTTATGTGGCTGAAGACGGTGATGGTGAATATACCGGAAGTGTAATTGGATCAGAAAACAGCAATGCATCTCATCCTGGTGATTATGTTGCCGGAGCTACAGCTCCAGTTGTTATCATGTCATATGCTGAATTGAAGTTCATTGAAGCTGAAGCACACTTTGCTCTTGGCCATTCAGATGAAGCTGCAGAGGCATTTGAAGCTGCAGTAGAAGCATCTGTAACTAAGGTAACCGGATCATTCGATCAAACTTGGTTTGATGATAACCTGGGAAGTGAGACTTTAACTATGGAACTAATTATGGAGCAAAAGTATATTGCAAGCTTCGGTACAAATCAGGCATATGCTGATTATAGAAGAACTGGTTTGCCAGCCTTACAATTGCATCCTGACGCTCTGATTCAAACTATTCCTAATCGTTTTCCTTATGCTCAGGATGAAATTACTTACAATGGTTCAAATGTTCCATCTGTAACTATTAGTGATAAATTATGGTGGGATAATTAATCCTCCTGAAATTAAATGCAAAATTGAAATATCATGAAAAATATATTTAAAATTTTATTTGTAATAGTAGCATCAGGAGTTTTGTTATTCTCGTGCGAGGATATTGAAACAAACTTTGAAGAGCTAACAAACGCTCCTGATCCTAGTGCAACCTATTATTTGCAATTTATCGATGCTTCACAATCCTTGGAAACAGCCGTAAGTGAAAGTGGGGAATTGGTAGAGATTGAGACAACAGTATCCGTGGCTTTAATGGGATTACCATCTAGCCAGGATATTAATGTAGATCTTACATTAGATCCTGCCTCAACAATGGAGGCAGACATGTTTACCTTATCTGCACAAAGTATTACTATCCCTGCCGGGAAAACATCCGGATCGGTAAGTTTAACAACAATAGCAGAGAACATGCCTGTTGGCGAGGAGCTATCGTTTATTATGAATATGGATGCCGGTGAGCATAATAATCCAAATCCAAACGGAACTGTTGTAAATTACAATATGCTTCGTATTAACTTCTGTCCTTTGGTAGACAACCCGGGTGACTTGGTTGGCGATTATGCCGGTACTGATGGTGCAGGAGCATATATGTATAATGTGAATGTTACCACTTCGGCAGATGGAACAGAGTTAGAAGTTGGTGCAGGGCTTGGTTTTGGCTTTATTGCAGACTTCTGGGCAGAGACTGTAACTTCTGGAGGTAACTTTAAAATGACTATAAACGGTAATGGTACAATTGATATTCCAAGACAGTATCTTTTTACTACCGATTATGAAGGTTCTCCTTACGATTATGAAATTGCAGGAACCGGTAAATGGGAAAACTGTGGCGATACTCCGAGATTGATTCTGGAGTATGATATTTACTATCCGGGAGATGATGTGGGACTGGCAGGTACATACTCGTCTTATTTGGATGGAATGACGTATCT comes from uncultured Draconibacterium sp. and encodes:
- a CDS encoding DUF1735 domain-containing protein; protein product: MKNIFKILFVIVASGVLLFSCEDIETNFEELTNAPDPSATYYLQFIDASQSLETAVSESGELVEIETTVSVALMGLPSSQDINVDLTLDPASTMEADMFTLSAQSITIPAGKTSGSVSLTTIAENMPVGEELSFIMNMDAGEHNNPNPNGTVVNYNMLRINFCPLVDNPGDLVGDYAGTDGAGAYMYNVNVTTSADGTELEVGAGLGFGFIADFWAETVTSGGNFKMTINGNGTIDIPRQYLFTTDYEGSPYDYEIAGTGKWENCGDTPRLILEYDIYYPGDDVGLAGTYSSYLDGMTYLTADITMQ